The Deinococcus hopiensis KR-140 sequence GAGGTGAATGTGCGCCTCGCTGAGCCCCGGTGTGAGCAGCAGATCGCGGTGATCTTGCACCTCGGCGCGGGGAGCGAGGGCGGCCACCTCTTCCCGCGTGCCCACGGCCAGCACCCGTCCACCGCCCACCAGCACAGCCTCAGCTTGGGGACGTGCATCGTCGAGCGTCAGGGTCCGGGCGTAAATGACCGTGGGGGGAACAGGTGGGGAAAACGTCATGCCTCCCAGGGTAAAGGAGTGGGGAGAACGTGGGTTGCGCCCGCCTCCTTCTCAACGGCCTGTTAGAATTCAGTCATGCCGCGCATCCTGGTGGTGGATGACGACGCCGCCATCCTCAAACTGATCAGCGTGATCCTCACCCGGGCCGGGCACGAGGTTCGCACCAGCAGCCATCCCGTTGAGGCGCTGGACCTCCTCAAGGTCTTCACGCCCGATCTGGTCATCAGCGACGTGGTGATGCCCTACATGACGGGCCTCGAATTTCTGGAACAGGTCCGCGCCCACGACAAGCTGGGGGCCATGCCCTTCGTGCTGCTCTCCAGCCACGCCGAGCGCACCGATGTGCGGCGCGGCATGAACCTGGGGGCCGACGACTACCTGCCCAAACCCTTCACGCCGCAAGACCTGCGGGAAGTGATCGATGCCCGACTGCGCCGCGCGGGCCTGACCCTGCAAAGCGAGAGCGGCATGTCCGCCCGTGGCCTGGGCACCGCGCAGGTGGTGTGGCAGGGCGTGCCGGTGTCTTGGGTGTCGCGCAAGGCGCTGGAGCTGTTTTTCTATCTGCTGGAGCACAACGAGGTCACGTCCTGGGAAGCTGCCGAGGCGCTGTGGCCCGAGAAAGACGAGGCCCGCGCGAGCAGCCTCTTTCACACCACCCTGCACCGTCTGCGCCGCAGCCTGAGCAACGAGGCCGTGGTCAGCACCAACCGGCGCTACGCCCTCGCGGAGAACCTGCGTCCCGAGTACGACGTGCAGCGCTTTGAACTGCTGGCAGCCCAGGCCGAACAGGGCGCGCTGGGCCTGGAAGAACTGCGCGAGCTGACCGGCATGTACGGCCACTTTCTGCCTGGCGTGGACAGTCCCTGGGTGGACGACGTGCGCGCCCGCCTGGAGCAAAAGCAGCTCAGCGTACTGGGCCTCGCCGCCCAGGCGGCCACTGCCGCGGGCCGTCCCAAAGACGCCTCCCAGTTTCACCAGCGCGCCCTGGTCATCGACCCCATGAGCGAGACCGACTGGAGGGGCCTGACCAGCGCCCTGGAGACGCTGGGAGACGCGAGGGCGAAGCTGGCGGCGCAGCGCGAAGCGTGGTGGGCAACAGATTTGAATTAACAGGGAGCATTTCCCCTCTCCCCCGGAGGAACCCATAGCGCTGCGAAGCAGCGAGGAGGTGAGTGGTCCAGCCCGTGGGGAAACGCCCCCACCTCCTCCTCCGCGAAATTCACCAGCGCCCGCTGACACATCAAGCGCGCAGTGCCCGAGCCAGCTTGCCCCATGTTCACCGCTCCGCTCGCCTCGAAGGCGGCCTCGACGGGTGGAAGGTTCCGTCGTCGAGTTCGTCAAGCGTGATCCACTGGCGCTCGCCGCTCATGGGGATGGGTGCGGCCTGGGAAACCGTGCCCCGCTTTCCGGCCCGCACTTCCGCGAGGTGCAGGCTGGTGTTCTTCTCGTTGCCCAGCAGCACCCGGGCGTCCAGTCCGTACAGGTGGGCCAGGGGTGGGCCTTCAGCGAGAAGGGGAGTTCATGGTTCGCCGTTCCCTGCGGCGCGCGCGTTTGCCCCACGCCGCGAAGGGCGAATGCGGGTGACCGCTCCGGAGCACGTCCGGCCCGGTGCGAAAGGCCCCGGGCACCGCACCCACTTCCCCGCGTGGGCGTGCGGGCGGTGCGGGCGGGATCGAAGGCGGGCGTGGCAGATGGTGGGCTGCGAGCCCGCCGGGGCCGTGAGGCCCGTGCTATGGACGGGCGTGACTTCTGGCGTCAACACGTCTTCTGTACGCTTGAATCACGGCCACCGCTCCCCCATTCACCCGCCCCAGGGCGCGGAAATCAGCGGCGTGGCTTTCCCGGGTGCGCGGCGTGGGCGTGCGGGCGGTAGTCTCGGGCTTCGGGCTTCCCTTCTCAGGGTAGGGGCCCAACCCCACAGCCGCATGCGCCAAGTGGCACACATCCAAGCGTGGAAAGGGCAGATTCTCGCCCCTGGCCGCGCTGATAGACTCATCCGCATGACCGGGCCGCTGACCACCGCCGATATCAGGGAAAAGTACCTGTCGTTCTTTGAGAGTAAGGGGCACCTGCGCCTGCCCAGCCACTCGCTGATCGCCCCCGATCCCACCACGCTGTTTACCGTGGCGGGCATGCAGCCCTTCAAGGCGCAATTTATGGGTGCGCCCGCCCGGTTCTCCGGCCACGGTGAGAACAAGCGCGTCACCACCGCGCAAAAGTGCCTCCGCGTGGGCGATATCGAGAACGTGGGCCGCACCCTGCGCCACTGCTCACTGCTGGAGATGCTGGGCAACTTCTCCTTCGGGGACTACTTCAAGCGCGAGGCGCTGACCTGGGCCTGGGAATTTCTGACCGGTCCGGAATGGATGGGCCTGGACCCCTCCAAGCTCTACGCCACCATCTACGAGGATGACGAGGAAGCCTTCACGATCTGGACCAAGGAAATCGGGCTGCCCGAGAGCCACATCCTGCGTTTCGGTGCCGACGAGAACTTCTGGCCCGCTGATGCGCCCGCCAAGGGCCCCAACGGTCCGTGCGGTCCCTGCTCCGAGATTTTCTATGACCGGGGCCCCAAGTACGGCCTGGATACCTGGGCCGACTACGCCGAGACGCGCGAATCGGCGCGCTTCCTCGAAATCTGGAACAACGTCTTTCCCCAGTACGACCGTCAGGATCCGCAGCCTGATGGAACGCCCGTCCTGGCCGATCTGCCCTTCAAGAACATCGACACCGGCATGGGGCTGGAGCGCATCGCCACCGTTGTGCAGGACGTGTACGACTTTTACTCCAACGACGTGTTCGCACCCATCATCGCCCGCATCGCGGAACTGAGCGGCAAGCCCTACGAGGGCGTACAGAGCCTGTCGCACCGGGTGGTGGCCGAGCATATCCGCAGCGTTTCAATGACGCTGACGGACGGGGTGGCGTTCAGTCCAAATGGACGCGGCTCGGTCCTGCGAAAGATCATGCGCCGCGCCTCCCGCCACGCCTACCTGCTGGGCCTGCGCGAGCCGACGCTTTATAAACTCGTGCCCCTCGTCGTGGAGCGCATGGGCGGGGCGTATCCCGAACTGGCGCAGGAAGAGGCGCGCGTCACGGCGGCCATCCGGACGGAGGAAGAAGGCTTTCTCAGAACGCTGGAAAGCGGCATCCAACGCATCGGCAACATGCTCAACGGTCTGGAACGCGGCGCGGTCCTCTCCGGACAGAACGCTTTTCTCCTCTACGACACCTACGGCTTTCCCCTGGACCTGACCAAAGAAATTGCCGAGGAATACGGCGTCAGCGTGGACGAGGCCGCGTACGCCGAGAGCCTGGAAAAGGCGCAGGAAATCGCCCGCGCGGGCAGCAAATACGGCAAATCCGAACTGTTCGGCGGCAACCAGGAAGCGCTCGAAGGGCTGCCCGCCACGCAGTTTGTCGGTTATGACGAGCTGATCGCCGAGGGCGAGGTGCTGGCCCTCATCGGCGCGGGCGAACGGCTGGCGCATCTGCCGGCTGGCAGCGAGGCCACCGTGGTCTTGTCACGCACGCCCTTCTACGCAGAGGGGGGCGGCGAGGTGGGCGACACGGGCGCACTGGAATGGGACAGCGCCAATGGAGAGAGGGGACGCGGCCAGGTGCGCGACACCCGCAAGACCCCGGTGGGTGTGTTCCTGCACGACGTGCAGGTAGAGGAAGGCGAACTGAAGCCCGGCGACACGGTGCGCAGCGTCGTCTCGCGCGAGCGGCAGGCCATCCAGCGCCACCACACGGCCACCCACCTCCTGCACGCGGCCCTGCGCGCGGTGCTGGGGGCCGGGGTGCGGCAGGCGGGATCCCTGGTTGCCGCCGAGAGATTGCGCTTCGACTTCTCGCACGGCGCGGCGATGACGCTGGACGAGATTGCCCAGGTGGAGCGTCTGGTAAACCGCTGGGTGACCGCCAACTTCCCCGTGACCTGGCGCGAAATGCCCATTGAGGAGGCGAAGGCGGCCGGAGCCACTGCCCTCTTCGGTGAGAAGTACGGCGATACCGTGCGCGTGGTACGCGTGGAAGGCAGCGTGCCCTTCGGTGATACCACCGTCGCGAGCATGGAGCTTTGCGGGGGAACGCACGTTCGCCACACCGGTGACATCGGCGCGTTCGTGATCGTGGCCGACGAGAACGTGGCCGCCGGAGTGCGCCGCATTGAGGCCCTGGCGGGCGAGGCGGCGACGGCCTGGGTGCGCGAGCGTCTGCAAAGTGCAGCGCGCGTGGCGGGCCTACTCAACACCAGCGCCGAGGGCCTGGAAGCGCGGGTGTCCGGCCTCCAAGCCCAGCTCAGGGCGGCTCAGCAAGAAACCGCCCAGGTCCGCCGTCAGCTGGCCGAGGCGCAGATGGGCGGCGGGGGCAGCGCGCAGCAAGTCCGCGAACTGGGCGGGTTCAGGGTGGCGGCGCTCAAACTCTCGGGCATCGAGGGCAACGAGCTGCGCGGCGCAGCCGACAAGCTGCTGGATCAGTCGGGCGCGGACCTCGCCGTGATCGCCTCGGACAAGGGCCTCGTGGTCAAGGCCACCAAAGACGCCGTGGGCCGGGGCGCGCACGCGGGACAGCTTGCGGGCAAGCTCGCGGCGGCGGCGGGCGGCAAGGGCGGCGGCAGACCCGATATGGCGCAGGCGGGGATTCAGAATCCGGAAGCGGCGCTGGGGGCGCTGGATACAGCGTTCTGATCTCAGGACGAGGGGAAGGCTGGGGGCGAACGCCCCCAGCCTTCCCTTTATTCCACCCCCAACGCCGCCCGTTGCGCCTTTGTCAGCCCCTTCACGACGAGGGTGTGGCTCTCCCGAAGCAGTTCGGTAGCCAGCCCCTTCGGCAATGTGCCGTCCAGCCGCAGCGTGACCCAGTGACGCTTGTTGAGGTGGTGGCCGGGGGTAATGGCTCCGTGGGCCGCACGCAACTCCTCGCCGTACTCGGGGCGGACCTTCACGCTGAGGGCCACGGGATCGCCCTGCAGGTCCGTCAGGGCATACATCTTGCCGCCCACCTTGAACACGAGGGTGGCGGCGCCGAAGGGAAAGGTTTCCTGCGAGCCGGTCAGTTCGGCGCAGAGGGCCCGCACGTCGGCGATGAAGCGCATGCGCGCAGTATGGCGCGGGTCAGGAACCGGTGGGAGCGCGGCCCTGTACGGCGGCGAGGTCCCCGTTGGCCTGCACCGCCGCACTGTCCTGGCCGTGCGCCGAGAGCATGGCCTCCACCTGTCCGGCCCCCAGACCCTGACCCGAAGGCAACGGCGTGGGTGGAATCTCCCGCTCGGCGAAGTCGGTGGGGGCTGGGCCCTGGGCGGCGGACATGGTATCCGGAGCGAATTCCCGAGTTCGTACATTCGGGATGGGATTGATGGGCAGGGCGCCGCCTTTGGGATCGGTGGGCATACCCCAGCGTGCTCCCGAGCTGTCATGAAAGTCTGACGGTCCCCTCAAGGCTTCGTGATGAACTGACGCGTATGCGCGCCCTCCTGCCCCTGCTGCTGCCGCCTCTGCTGCTCGGCGCGGCCCCCACCACAGACGAGACGCTGAGGGTGGCGGTGCTGAGCGACTTCAACGGTTCCTACGGCAACACCACCTATCCGGCGGCCCTGAGCCACAGCGTGGGCCAGATCGTGGAAGACTGGAAGCCCGACGCCGTGCTGTCGGCGGGGGACCTGATTGCCGGGCAGAAGGCCCGCTTGACGGACGCGCAGGTGCAGGCGATGTGGGCGGCCTTTGACCGGGAGGTCCACGCGCCGCTGCGAAGGGCTGGACTGCCTTTCGGCTTCACCCTGGGGAACCACGACGCCTCACTGGCGCGGGACCGCCGGGAGGCGGCGGCCTACTGGAGGGCCCACCCGCCCGCCCTCACCTTTCTGGACCGCTCCGCCTTTCCCTTCCGCTTCAGCTTCCTGCTCAGGGCGTCGGGCCGGAGCCTCTTTGTGGCCTCGCTGGACGCGAGCAGCCCGGATCTGAGCGCAGATCAGCGCGGGTGGCTGGCCGCCCAGCTCGCTGCGCCCCAGGCGAAAGCGGCAGGCGCACGCATCGTCCTCGGCCACCTTCCTCTCGCCGGGATCAGCCGCGAGAAGAACAGACCCGGCGAAGTGATTCGCGGCGCTGTCCCCCTGCGCGAGGTAATGGAGCGGGGGCGAGTGCTGGCATACATCAGCGGCCACCAGGCGGCCTACTACCCGGGGCGACTGGGCCGGCTGAACGTCTTTGCCTCCGGAGGCATCGGCGGGCGTGATTACGTGGGATACCCAGGGACAGCCCGCTCCACCCTCAGCCTACTGACCTTCGATCTGCGTGCGGGTACGGCCACCTTCCGCACGGTGGATGCGGAGACGGGAGCGGAGGTGGCGACAGCTTCCCTGCCGGCGCGAATTCACGGATTGGGTGGACCGGTCACGCGGGTGGAGGCGTTGCGGTAGCGGCCGCGCCTCTACCCGCCGCGCGGCCGCATCAGGTCCTGTTCCCAGCACAGTCATTCGTACAGTTCCTCGGTCAGGGCTGGCTCCTCCAGGGCCAGCAGGGGCAACTGCTCCAAAGGTGTCTGCAAAAGAGGTTCTGCCTGCGGGAGGGCGTCAGCCCACGCAGGCGAACGCGGAGCTGCCCTCCACGGCATTCACCCCAACCGCCATGTCCCCACCCTGCAAATGCAGCAGCGCCCTCTTCCCTTCACCCGTAGCCCCTCACCTGCTGTGACAGCAAGCGGGCCGGAAGCGGGAAATCCCACCTCCAGCCCTCTGCCCTGGCCACTCTGCCTTCTGGGCCCTCAGGCCTCCGAGTACGTCTTCTCGATAGGCAGGCCCACGCCGTTGCCCCACTCGGTCCAAGAACCGTCGTAGTTGCGGACCTTGGGGTAGCCCAGCAGTTCGCGCAGCACGAACCAGGTGTGGCTGGAGCGTTCGGCGATGCGGCAGTAGGCGATGACGTCCTTATCGGCCGTCACGCCCTCGCCGCCGTACAGGGCCGCCAGCTCGTCAGCGCTCTTGAAGGTGCCGTCCTCGTTGGTGGCCTTGGCCCACGGAATGGAGCGTGCACCGGGAATGTGGCCGCCGCGCAGCACACCTTCCTGCGGGTAGGCGGGCATATGGGTGACCTTGCCGGAAAACTCATCCGGGCTGCGCACGTCCACCAGCGCACCCTGACCGCTCTGCACGCTTTCCAGATGCGCCTTGACCTCGTCGCGGTAGGCGCGCAGACTCTCGTCGCGCTGCAGGGCGAGGTAGGTCGTGGGCTCCACGCTGGGCGCGTCGGCGGTTACCTCACGGTTCTCCGCGATCCACTTCTGGCGGCCCCCGTTCATCAGCTTGAGGTTCTTCACGCCGCTGTAGCTCAGGAACCAGTAGGCGTAGGAGGCCCACCAGTTGCTCTTGTCGCCGTACAGGATGATCTGGTCGCCGGGCTTGATCCCGAGGCGGCCCAGCAGGGCGCTGACCTCATCGGCGGTGATGAAGTCGCGCTGGACCGGGTGCCACAGGTCACCTTGCCAGTCGAGCTTGACGGCCCCGGGGATGTGGCCGGTGTCGTACAGCAGAATGTCCTCGTCCACTTCGATCAGGCGGACGCCGGGCGTGTTGAGGTTCTGGGCCACCCAGTCGGTGCTGACGAGCACGTCTTTCGCGTATTCCATGTCGGTCTCCTTCGGCGGCGGCCCTCTTCCAGGCTCCCGCGACGCTGCCCCCGATTGTACCCACTTTGGGCAGCCGTTGACAAAAAAGGTCAACTGGACAGGGCTCACGTTGGAACGGGGAGGGTGAGGGGTACAGTGACGCCATGACCGACGCGGCCCCCCTGCCCGAGAAGCTCCAGAGCATCGTAAACCTCTTTCGCTCCGCCCCCAAACCCCTGCGCCTCCAGGCCCTGCTCGAGTACAGCAAGAAGCTTCCCAGCCTGCCCGAGAAGTACGTCGAGCACCCCGAATTCCTCCAGCCCGTCCCCGAATGCGCCAGCCCCTTTTTCCTGGTGACCGAGCGAACCGAGAACGGCGGCGTCAATATGTTCTTCAAGGTGCCGGAAGAAGCGCCCACGGTGCGCGGCTACGCCGGAATTCTGCACGAGGCCCTTCAGGGCGAGTCGCCCGAGACGATCTTGAACATTCCCGACCAGTTCTACATGGACATGGGCCTGACCGAACTTATTACGCCGATGCGCCTGCGGGGAATGGGGGCGATTCTGATGCGGCTGAAGAACGAGGTGCGGGAAGGGGCGTAGGAGCGGCCAACGGCCAGGCGGCCAGGGTGACTGGCCGTGCCCTTATTTCCTCGCCAGATGCGCTGCCCGCAGCGCCGCCAGCGCCCGCCCCCGGTGGCTGATGGCACGTTTCTCCGGCACGGTCATCTCGGCCAGGGTGCGGGTCTCGCCGTCGGGCAGGAAGAGGGGATCGTAGCCGAAGCCGTTCTGGCCGCGCGGGCCTTCGAGAATGGTGCCGGTCAGTTCGCCTCGGTAGGTTTCTACCTTGCCGTCCGGGTAGGCGAGCATGACCACCGAGACGAACCTGGCGCGGCGGTCCATTTGCCCGCGCAGGCGTTCGAGCAGGTAGACGTTGCGCTCCACGTCCGTCTTGAAGTTGCCGAAGCGGGCGCTGTACACGCCGGGCTGGCCACCCAGGGCCGCGACTTCAATTCCGGAGTCGTCGGCGAGAGCGGGAATACGGCGGGCAAAGGCGACGCTACACGCCTTGAGCTGCACGTTCTCCTCATAGGTGGTGCCCGTCTCCTCGGGCAGGGGCAAGTCTCCCAGGCCCTCCAGCTGCCAGCCCAGCCCGCCCAGCGCCTCCTCGATCTCGCGGACCTTGCCCGCGTTTCCCGTCGCCACGACGACGCGCATTCCCTGGCTGTTCATCACCCCAGTGTAGGCGAGCCCCAAAAGCGTGGCGTGAGCAGGGTCCCTCTAGACCACGTTCAGGGGGATCTCGGCCCGCACCCGCCACCGCGCCTCGCCCTCCCGCTTCTCGAAGAGGGTCACCGAGCGGTAGGTCTGCGCGTGGTGGGCCTGCACCAGCACTTCCAGGCGAGCGCGGAGGCCGGAGACGTCCTTACCTCCATACGGCTGCACCAGTGTGAAGTGCGGCTGCCACGAGTCCAGGCCACGCGGCGTACGCAGCAGCGCCATGCGCGCCTGCTCGAAGGGCCGCGCATATTTGCCTGCCGCCACCGGCGCGTCAAAGGGCGAGGCGGTGACGAAGCGCGTCAGGCGGGCCAGCAGCAGCGTGTGCAACGCCAGCAGCGGGGCATTCGCATCGAAGCGGTGCACCCAAGTGGTCTGCTCATCCCAGCCTTCGACGCGCCCGCCCGTAACAGTCAGCACCGCTCCCGGGGAGAGACAGGCGGCGCACGCCCGCACCTCCGCCTCGATGTCGGGCCAGCGCGAGGAACCGGTGTAAAAGCCCTCCACCACCGTCAGGTGTAGCCCGTACCGCCCGGCGTCACGCTGGTCTTCCCGCCGCAGGAAGTCTGGCAGCGCCACCTCCCGCTCCGCCCGCACGTCGTAACCGATCAGCTCCGTCCCCAGCCTGTAATAGGCATCCCCGGCGGGTGGGCAGAGGTAGACGGCGAACCGGGTGCCCTGCCGGTGATCAGCCATGTGGAGCCACCCGCCTTACTGGAAGCTGACTCCCCATCAAAACACCCGCCACCGGTAAAACAGCAGCGCCAGCCCTGCCGCCAGCATCGAGCCGATCCCCAGAACGATCCAGAAGCCCTCTGGGTTGCGCTGAAAGGGCAGCGGCACGTTCATGCCGAAAATGCTGGTGACCAGCGTGGGAATCGCCACCAGAATGGTGGTCACGGTCAGCACCTTCACCACCTGGTTGACGTTGTTGCTGATGACCGAGGCGAAGGCTCCCGCCATGCTGGTGAGGATGTTGCTGGCGATGTTCGCCATCTCAATGGCCTGCAGGTTCTCGATCAGCACGTCGTCAAGCAGGTCCGAGTCTTCCTCATACATCTCGAAGATACGGTCGCGCTTGACGCGCTCCATCATCGCCTCGTTCGCCTTGAGGCCGGTGATGAAGTACACCAGGCTCTTTTCAAGCTTCAGCAGGTCCATCAGTTCCTTATTGCGGGTGGCCGTCTCCATGCGGTCCTCGATGCGGTCCACGCGCTTGTTGATCTGCCGCACGTCGATCAAGAAGCGCTGGGCGTTGCGCAGGAACAGCTGGAGTGTCAGCCGGTTTTTCTTGACCGTGGAGACGCGGCGCACCATGCCGTTCACCACGTCCCTCACCACTGGATTCTCGGTGGCGCACACGGTGACCAGGCAGTGATCGGTGTGCAGGATGCCCAGCGGCACCGTGTCGTAGGGAATGTCGCTGTCCTCGCCAAGCCGGTAGCTCGTCTGCATGATGATCAGCAGCTGGCCGTCCTCACGCTCAAAGCGGGAGCGTTCGTCGGGGTCCAGGGGGTAACTCAGGTAATCGAGGTCCAGGCCCGTCTCCCGGCTGACGCGGGCGAGCTCCTCGGCGGTGGGGGCGGTGGCGTTGACCCAGCAGCCGTCGATGTAGCTGTCCATCACCTGCAATTTGCCGCCGATACTGCGGTAGTACGTCAGCATGGGCACGCGCCCTTAGATTGTGTGTCCTGCATGGTGCGTCCTCCGGGGGAGATGAGGCGTGAAGCGGCGCGGAGGGCGCGAACTGGGCGGTTCTTGGTCCGTCTGCGGTTCGAGATTCACGTTCATCACCTCCTCCGTCGGCCGCGCGGCGCTTCACACGCGGGCACCGCCTGCCATGCTAGCGGCGCGGAGGCGGGGGGAGCAAGGGTCAGCGTTACGCCGCACCTGCTGCCCCCATTTCACGAACCCCAGGGCACTTGACGTGAAGTGGACTTCACGTGCGAGGCTGGATACAGGAGGAACACCATGACCGAAACGCCCCTTCTGACGCTTGACACACTGGCGAAGTACCTGCGTGACAAGGAAGTCCAGCTGGACATCGAAGACAATGCCGGGCAACACTTTATCCGCATGGGGTGGCAGTTCGAGATGGGCGACGCCGCCGTGCTCATCTCCGTGAACGACGGCCCCAGCAACACCAGCCGCCTGGAGGTCACGTGCGTGACGCAAAAGACCTACGCCGACCGCCGCGAGGAAGTTGTGGCCCTGCTTAACGACCGCAACCGCGAGCGGGCCTTTTCCCGTTCCATTGATGCCGAGGGCAACGTCTGGCTCGAATACATCGGCCTCTATCCCACCCTGGTGGAGATGCCGCAGGACACCTTCGATACCCTCTTCGGCGGCGTACTGATGCACTTTCAGGAGGACTACGCCTCACTGGAAGGAATCACCCCCCACCTGCAGGCCTGAGCCATGGCTCCTACCGCCCAGGTCATCCGCCTGGCCCCGGGAGAGTTCGCCCAGCTCGTGGGCGAGTTTGCGGCCCGGCTGAAGGCGGACCCGGCCTTTGCGGACATGATGGCTGTGGTTTGCGGTGGCCCGGAGCGGCTGCAGCTGTTTCTCCAGCCGTCGGGGGTGGGCATGTCGCGCTTCGCTGGGCTGGTGGGCCTGCCCGCCTCCACCGTGCGGCACTACCAGCGGCTGGGGCTGGTCACGCCCTACGAGGTTCGGGGCAAATTCCGCTTCTGGGTCCACAACATCATTCAGGTGGAGTCGGTGGGGCAGTGGCGGGACCTGGGCCTGAGCCTCACCGAGATTCAGGCCCAGCGCAGCCACGAGCGGCTGGGCGGACAGGCACTGACCTGGAACGCGCTGACCCGCCACGGCCTCAACGCCCTCGTGATGGAAAAGGCCGTGCGAATCGGCGTGCCGGAGGTGCTCGGAGGAGGCCCACCCATGAACCCTCCTGAGGCCGGGACCGTCTGGCTGTCCCTACAAGAGGTGGGCTGGACGGCTTCCCGGGAGGTGGTCCGCCCCAGCATTCCCGGTGAGCGGCAGGATACGCCCCGCCTGCTCAACGAAATTCGCACGGCGCGGCGGCGGCTGGAACAGCAGCTCCAGCGGCTGACCGAACGGGTGGAACGGGCCCGGCGGCTGGAAGCAGCGTTGGAACGGGCGGGGCGAGGATAAGCGCGAAAAAGCCCCAGCATGGCGCTGGGGACACAGGGAAACCAGCCGTTACAGGCTTACAGCCCGAAGTGCGCGCGGTTTTTGACGATAAACTCTTCTTCGCCGCCGGGCACGTCTTCTTCAGGGAAGATGGCGCTGACGGGACAGGCAGGCACGCACGCGCCGCAGTCGATGCACTCGTCGGGGTGGATCACGAATTGATCGCCACCATCGTAGATGCACTCCACGGGGCAAACTTCGGTGCAGGCCTGGTCCTTGACACCTATGCAGGGACTGACGATGACGTGAGGCATGGGGCACAGTATGCACAGCCCCCCCGGGCCTGACAAGGCCGAGGCTTCCGAAAGCCAGACAACGGGTTGGCCCATGAGGACAGCGAAAAACCGAGTTTAAGAGTCGGGATTACCCCGAGACTGTGTGGCCCAGCTGCGCCTCCACCAGCGTCAGATCGGTCTCCTTGTCCACATCGGTGCCTATGGCGGCGTGAGGGGTGATCAGGGCGCGGGCCTTGACGCCGAGGATGGTGCTCACCCGGGCCTCCAGCTCGGGGACGGTCAGGCGGCGGGTCAGGAGCTTGACCAGCACGCCGGGGCCAATGAGTCCGGCAAGGCGCAGCGGGGCCTTACGCGCAGCGAGCACCTCGCGCAGCCGGGGCAGAAACTGGCCGATCAGGCCCGGGTCCAGCAGAAAGAGATTGCCGCCTGTGAAGGTGTCCTCGCGCAAGCGGGCGTAGGTGCGCTTGACGCCCGGGTAGGCCCGCTCGCACTCGGAGCGGCGCACCACCGGATAGACGAGGCCCGCGTCGGGGGG is a genomic window containing:
- a CDS encoding magnesium transporter CorA family protein; translated protein: MLTYYRSIGGKLQVMDSYIDGCWVNATAPTAEELARVSRETGLDLDYLSYPLDPDERSRFEREDGQLLIIMQTSYRLGEDSDIPYDTVPLGILHTDHCLVTVCATENPVVRDVVNGMVRRVSTVKKNRLTLQLFLRNAQRFLIDVRQINKRVDRIEDRMETATRNKELMDLLKLEKSLVYFITGLKANEAMMERVKRDRIFEMYEEDSDLLDDVLIENLQAIEMANIASNILTSMAGAFASVISNNVNQVVKVLTVTTILVAIPTLVTSIFGMNVPLPFQRNPEGFWIVLGIGSMLAAGLALLFYRWRVF
- a CDS encoding YbjN domain-containing protein, whose protein sequence is MTETPLLTLDTLAKYLRDKEVQLDIEDNAGQHFIRMGWQFEMGDAAVLISVNDGPSNTSRLEVTCVTQKTYADRREEVVALLNDRNRERAFSRSIDAEGNVWLEYIGLYPTLVEMPQDTFDTLFGGVLMHFQEDYASLEGITPHLQA
- a CDS encoding MerR family transcriptional regulator, whose protein sequence is MAPTAQVIRLAPGEFAQLVGEFAARLKADPAFADMMAVVCGGPERLQLFLQPSGVGMSRFAGLVGLPASTVRHYQRLGLVTPYEVRGKFRFWVHNIIQVESVGQWRDLGLSLTEIQAQRSHERLGGQALTWNALTRHGLNALVMEKAVRIGVPEVLGGGPPMNPPEAGTVWLSLQEVGWTASREVVRPSIPGERQDTPRLLNEIRTARRRLEQQLQRLTERVERARRLEAALERAGRG
- a CDS encoding ferredoxin — translated: MPHVIVSPCIGVKDQACTEVCPVECIYDGGDQFVIHPDECIDCGACVPACPVSAIFPEEDVPGGEEEFIVKNRAHFGL
- a CDS encoding nucleotidyltransferase family protein, which codes for MTQPAAGSGTLWSAVVLGGGDPGDPFAAAHGVAVKALLPVGGEPMALHVLRALRGSGRVARVAYVGPTLPDMDPLIDERVTDHGTLLSNLEAGVEQLSRAGLASGARVLVVTADIPLVTPEQIADVLASAPPDAGLVYPVVRRSECERAYPGVKRTYARLREDTFTGGNLFLLDPGLIGQFLPRLREVLAARKAPLRLAGLIGPGVLVKLLTRRLTVPELEARVSTILGVKARALITPHAAIGTDVDKETDLTLVEAQLGHTVSG